A single Zonotrichia albicollis isolate bZonAlb1 chromosome 28, bZonAlb1.hap1, whole genome shotgun sequence DNA region contains:
- the DRAM2 gene encoding DNA damage-regulated autophagy modulator protein 2, protein MWWFQQGLSFLPVALVVWSAASFVFSYITAIVLHHVDPLVPYISDTGTIPPERCLFGIMLNVSTFLGMATMYVRYKQVSALSPEKPKILRLNKLGLTLGWMSCFGLCIIANFQKCILYYIHVLGACLTFGVGSIYMLVQTVLSYLMQPEFHSKEIFWARLAVFLWSCSSILSMFVSSVVLYSGLYGQNLVQKLHWNPQERGYTPHMISTVSEWSLAFSFLSFFLTYIRDFQKISLRAVVSLQGQTLYESPGSFRAEDQALLIAGSI, encoded by the exons ATGTGGTGGTTCCAGCAAGGCCTCTCGTTCCTGCCCGTGGCGCTGGTTGTGTGGTCAGCAGCATCGTTTGTGTTTTCCTACATTACTGCAATTGTCCTGCACCATGTTGACCCTTTGGTGCCCTACATCAG TGATACAGGGACAATACCACCTGAAAGATGCTTATTTGGGATCATGTTAAATGTTTCAACCTTTTTGG GGATGGCCACCATGTACGTCCGCTACAAACAAGTGTCTGCCCTGAGCCCAGAAAAACCCAAGATCCTCAGGCTGAATAAGCTGGGCCTCACTCTGGGATGGATGAGCTGCTTTGGACTCTGCATTATTGCAAATTTCCAG AAATGCATCCTGTACTACATCCATGTGCTGGGAGCCTGCCTGACCTTCGGGGTGGGCTCCATTTACATGCTGGTTCAGACCGTCCTCTCCTACCTGATGCAGCCAGAATTTCACAGCAAAGAAATCTTCTGGGCCCGCCTGGCCGTGTTCCTGTGGAGCTGTTCCAGCATCCTGAGCA TGTTTGTGTCCTCAGTTGTGTTGTACAGTGGCTTGTATGGACAGAACCTGGTGCAGAAGCTGCACTGGAACCCCCAGGAAAGA GGCTACACCCCCCACATGATCAGCACCGTCTCCGAGTGGTCACTGGCATTCTCCTTCCTCAGCTTCTTCCTCACCTACATCCGTGACTTCCAG AAAATCTCCCTGCGAGCCGTGGTCAGCCTGCAGGGCCAGACCCTGTACGAGAGCCCAGGGAGCTTCAGGGCAGAAGATCAGGCACTGCTCATAGCAGGGAGCATCTGA